Genomic window (Bacillota bacterium):
ATTACTTCATGTTTTTATATCGATCGTATCCAGTGTTGTAAATTTCCATTAATCTCTTGAGGTTTAATTTATCGAACTGGGCAACATAATCGTTCCATGTTTGATCATTAAGAGGTGTATCGCCTGAAATGAATTTTGGAACAATATTATCATAATATCCCTTGAACATATCTGCTTCAAGTGACGCCAGTTCTTCAGATTCCTCATCGGTATAATTGAAATATCCCCAGAGTTCCTTCGGCGCATATTTCTGCATATCCTGTGCAGCCTTTGCGGGGACAGGAAGCATCTCAGCGCCTTGGAAATATTTAGAAAGTGCAATTACAGGGCTGCCGCCACCGGCATATGGGGAGAATTTAGCAACAGTTTGATCATAAGTAGACCCCGGCTTAATCTTTATTTTATCAGGTATAAACTGATATTTGCCGTCGCTGGTCTTTTCAAATGACACGCCTTCCACACCCAAGTAGAAAAGTTTAGAGCCCTCTTCACCATACCAATAATCCATCCAGCGTGCAGTTGCCTCAGGATACTGATCATTTGGCGTCATGGCAAAAGCGCCTTTTCCGTTCATCTTGCTTCTGATTGCTGCCCACATTTTGTCGCCATTTGGTCCTTTGAGTGCCTCAGTAAGTCCTGTATAATCATTCACATACTTACTGCCGGCAATAGTTGTATTGGTGTGTAGGAACGACCCAACAACCCCCATTTCGACTTTTGCCGTAACTTTCGCACTTGTGTTTGTGAATACTTCGTTATCGATAAGCTTTTCTTTATAAAGCTTATTCAAATATTCAAGCATCTGACGAAACTCGGGGGCCGTAGGAATGAAACGAAGTTTCCCAGTTTTAGGGTCAGCGTCAACATTCCCCTGCCAGTAACCTCGGTTCATAAGACCAAACGCACCTTTAAAACCGTTCAGAAGAGTAGACAATGAACTTAGTGAAAGCGGTATTTCATCCTGCTTACCGTTACCATTTGCGTCATTATCACGCATTGCTTTTAAAACATCATAAAGCTCATCTAAATTCGTCGGCAACTTTTTGCCTATTTTATCTAGATATTTTTGATTCATGTAAAGCTTAGTGCCTACTTCCATTTCAATGCTGTCACTAACTGATGGCAAAGCATAAATAGAGCCATCAACAGACGGAAGACCTTTTTTTACATCATCCATCGAAGACATTACTTTTTTAAAGTTCGGCATATATTGATCTACAAGATCATTCCACTTTACAAATAATCCCTGAGTACCATATTTTTGAGGATCACGCTGGGCAAACCCACATCTGAAAAAGCCATCTGGAAGATTCTGACCTGACGCAAGCACAAGGTTCCGTTTTTCTGAGATATTATCCATCAGAACCTCATCCCAGTCAATATGGATATTTGTCATTTTTTCATATGTAGGCCAAGTAAGAATATTAGCATAGCTGTCTTGCGTATAATGTCTGCCGACCATAAATTTTAGCGTGATAGGTTGTTTAACAATCGGAAATCCTTGCAAGTTGAGGTTTTCAAGTCGTGCGGCAACAACCGGATCATTAGTCTTTTTAGCGGCAGAGGTTGGTTTGGCAGCGCAACCTGACAGCATGGAAGCAGCAAAAACAGAGGCAGTGATAACTGACAATATCCTTGTTCTAATATTCATTTTTTCCCCTTATTTTATAGATTTATAGCGATCGTATCCGCTTTTATAAATCTTCATGTACTCTGCTAATCCCATTTTATCAAACTTAGCAACGTAATCTGCCCAAGTCTGATCGTTAAGAGGTGTCTGACCAGAGATAAAGTTAGGAATAGCTGTGTCATAAAAACCTGAAAACATGTCAGCTTCAATAGATGACATACGATTCGTTTCTTCATCGGTATAGTTAAAGAATCCCCATACTTCCTTTGGAGTGAACTTTGAAAGATCCTGTGCACATTTCTGAGGAATTGGCAGAAGTTCTGCACCCTTGAAATACTTAGATAAAGCAAGAGCCGGGTTGCCGCCACCTGCATATGGTGTAAACTTGGCAACTGTCTGATCATAAGTTGAGCCTTCAGGAACTTTAACCTTCTCCGGAATAAATTCATACTTGCCGTCCGAAGTTACATAATACGACTCGCCTTCAACTCCCATGTAGTATAGGCGTGCGCCCTCATCGCTGAACCAATAGTCCATCCAACGGGCAGTTGCTTCTGGATATTGATTTGTTTTCGTTATAGAAAAACTGCCTTTTGTGGACATATGTCCTCTAATTCCCGTCCAAAGTTTATCGCCGTTTGGTCCCTGCAATGCTTCAGTAATTCCAGTGAAGTCATCAACGTGCTTATTGCCTGCAAGAGTAGTGTTTGTATGAACTATACCGCCAACGAGATCTGCTTCAACTTTTGCAGTTACATTTGAACTTTTAATTGTAAATATCTCATTATCAATTAATTTTTCAGAATATAACTTATGCATATATTCAACAAGCTGACGGAATTCAGGTGCCGTTGGAATAAATCTTAAGTTATTTGTTTTAGGATCAATATCAATGTTTTGGTGTGTTGAACCCCTGTTCATAAGTCCATATGCACCCATTAAGGCGTTACGTAATGTTTTCCATGAGTTAGATGTTAACGGAACTTCATCAGCCTTACCGTCTTTATTTGCATCCTTATCGAGCATTAACTTAAGGGTATTATATAAATCATCCAAAGATTTCGGCATAGTAGCGCCGACATTATCCATGAATTTTTTATTTAAATAAATTTTTGGATTAAGCTCGATTTCAGGACAATCAGTAAGACCGGGCAATGAGTAAATTGATCCGTCTACAGAAGGCAAGCCTCTGCGGATATCGTCGTATTTATCAAGAACCTGTTTGAAATTCGGCATATAATCCAGATAATCGTTGATCTTTAAAAATGTGCCGTCTGCACCATACTTCTGAACGTCTGGGGTGCTGAAACTGCAGCGGAAAAATGCATCAGGCAGATTCTGACCGGAAGCAAGAACAAGGTTGCGTTTTTCAGCAAGATTGTCTGAAAGCACTGCATCCCAATCAATGTGAATATTAGTCTTCTTTTCGTATGTAGGCCAAGTTAAAATTGATGCCCAGTCACTCTGTGCACTGTTTCTGCCAACCATAAATTTTAGCGTTATCGGCTGTTTTACAATGGGGAAACCCTCTTTGTTCATGTTTGCAAGTCTTGCCTCAGCAGCAGGGTCTTTAGCCTTTTTACCTGCAACGCTTTGTGAAGGACCGCATCCGCTAAGCATCGTAGCTGCCAAAACACATGCGGTTGCTAGTGATAGAACTCGCAATTGTGTTCTCATTTTGCTCTCTCTCTCCTTATTATAAAAATTTGGGATTTTTACTTATATATTTTATCACATTGTATATAATGTGTAAACAAATAATGAATCTATAATTATTTTTTAACAATATACACAAAAATAGTTTATGTTACTTATATAAAATATACAAAAATTATATACAAAGGCTGCCATTACTGGCAGCCTTAATTTTAAAGTAAACTTTCAATCCCAAATAATGCCATATATAATCTCTATCTCAAAATATAGCCCACTAAAATGCGATTTCTACTTATTTTGCCTTTTTATAACGATCGTAACCGGCTTTATAAATATCCATGTATTTCTGAAGTCCGATCTCATTAAATTTAGCTACATATTGATTCCAAGTCTCATCATTGATTGGAGTCTGCCCGGTTATAAATGCAGGCACTGCAATATCATAGTGTCCTTTAAACAGATCTGCCTCAAGACTTGATAGCTGATCTGATTCTTCTTCTGTATAGCTAAACCAGCCCCATATGTCTTTTGGAAGATATGAAATCATATTATGGGCCGCCTGTGCGGATGCCTGAGCCATCTCACTCCCGCGGAAATAATCAGATTTTAAAAGTGCAGGATTTGCGCCGCCGGCATATGGAACATATTTTGCAATAACCTGATTAAGGTTTGAACCTTTTGGAATTTGAATAGCTTCGGGAATAAAATCATATTTGCCGTCAGAATTCTTCTGGTATGAAACACCTTCAACGCCAAGGAAGAACATTCTGGAACCTTCATCGCCATACCAATAATCCATCCAGCGCATGGTTGCTTCAGGATTTTTATTTGTATTTGTCATAGTAAAAGCGCCAAGATTCGAAATATGCGAGCGGCATGCCGCCCATGTTTTATCTCCATTAGGCCCTTGTAAAGCTTCCGGAATGCCTTCATATTTCTTTACTCGTTCCGAATCAAGAACGGAAGTCGACGTGTAAATCATTCCTCCGAGTGCGTTAACCGCATCCTTAGAAATAATTTTTGAAGAAGTCATAGTTACAACTTCAGAGTCTAAAAGATGTTCGTTGTATAGCTTGTGGAGATATTCAAGCATCTGACGAAATTCCGGCGCAGTAGGAATAAATCTCAAATTGCCTGATTTAGGATCAACGTCAACATTCACATGAACGCTGCCTCTGTTCATTAAACCAAAAGCCCCTTTGAATGCATGTGTAAGATTTGTCAGTGAGCTGGCTGTTATCGGGATTTCATCTTTCTTACCGTTCTTATTTGCGTCTTCATCGTAGAACTTTTTCAGTAATGTATAAAGCTCATCTGTTGTTTTAGGCATTGTCCCATTAACGTTTTTGATGAAATCGGTATTCAAAAATATTTTAGGGTTGATCTCCTGCTCTATACAATCTGAAACGCATGGCAGCGCATAAATCGTGCCATCAACGGTTGGAAGACCTTTTTTTACATCTTCATACTGGCTAGCCACTTTTTTAAAATTTGGCATATATTTGTCAATGTAATCATTAAGTTTTACAAATACGCCTTGAGCGCCATATTTTGCAGTATCACGGCCATTAAAACTACAGCGGAAAAACGCATCGGGAAGATTCTGCCCGGATGCCAGTACAAGATTACGCTTCTCTCCAATTGACGTAGCTGGCACCTCGTCCCAGTCGATATGAATATTCGTCTTTTTTTCATACTCTGACCATATCAGAATGTCTTTATAGCTGCTCTGAGACGGATCCCGGCTAACCATAAACTTAAGGGTTATTGGCTGTTTTACTATTGGAAATTCGCCGCTGGTATTTAGATTTTCAAGCCGTGCTTTTGTTTCGGCGTCAACTGCTTTGCCAGCCGCCCGTTTAGGTGAACATGCTCCCAAAAACGATGCAAGCATTAACACAGCTAATGACAGAGAAACAAACCTTATGTTTCTGCGCATCAATCATACATCCCCTCTAAATTAATTAATTTCATTATATCATTGATTTACGTGGATGTATTGTGAAAAATTGCACTTTTTCAATATCATTTTGCGAATTTTTTAAGCATAATTTCGTGTTAACTTGCAGTAAAACTTTAACAATGGTTAGAAGTGCAAAAGACTGCCGTAATATTACGGCAGTCTTTTGCGGGGAAGGGGAATCCCCATGAGCAATAGGTTCTTAACCTTCTACACATTACTCTAACTCTCTATCTCAATTTGTACTTTTATGCTTTTTCGTATCTTTCACGTGCAGTTTGGTAAATCTTCATATACTCGTCTAGTCCCATCTGATAAAACGCATCAACGAATTTCTGCCACTCAGCATCGTCATTAACATTAACTTCCCCGCTGATAAATTTAGGAATCATAACATCATAATGTCCCTTGAACATATCTGCCTCAAGCGAGTCAATTCTTTCATTTTCTTCAGGGGTATAACTAAAGTATCCCCACAAATCTTTAGGAACATACGGCATCATATAGTCGGCCGCTTCTTTTTGCCCCGGAAGCATCTCCGATCCATAGAAATATTCGCCTTTCATGAGAGCTGGATTGCCGCCGCCCATATAAGGAACATACTTCGCAACAACCTGGTCAAATGTTTTCCCATTACCTACTTGCGACAGTATATCAGGCAAAAATTCATATTTTCCATCAGCTGTCTTATGATATGATTTCCCTTCAATACCCATAAAATACATGCGTCCGCCTTCTTCTGAATAGAAGTAATCCAACCAGCGCATAGTAGCTTCGGGATATTTATTTGTACTTGTTATTGTAACAGCGCATTGTGTGCTGATATGACTTCTGATTGCAGTGTACATTAGGTCTTTATATGGGCCTTTAAGAGGCTTAGGAATTCCGGCAAAATCGCCACCGTAATTGCCAAGCTGTGTTGTGATGATATCCGCAGTTGAGCCAAGAACATTCAGAGATGCTTTCGCAGTGATTTTTGCGCTAGTCATTGTGAATATTTCCTCATCCATAAGACCTTCTTTATAGAGCTTGTTAAGGAAAGAAAGCATCTCTCTGAACTCATTTGTTATAGGTAGAAAGCGTAATTTTCCAGTAGCAGGATCAACATCGACTTTTGAATGAGTAAGACCCTTGTTCATCATTCCATATGAACCCTTAAGCACGTTGAATATCTGCGTAGTATTTGTTGCAGTAAAAGGTATTTCGTCCTGCTTACCATTACCATTTGGATCCTGTGTTTTAAATGCTTTCAGCACATCGTATAATTCGTCAAGTGTTGTAGGCATTTTCTTTCCCACTTTTTCAAGCCACTTTGTATTGATAAAAAGCTTTTGGTTCATTTCGTTCTCATAGCAATCTGTTACAGCCGGCAATGCGTATATAGTTCCATCAGGAGCCGGAAGGCTTTTACGCACCGCATCATAATCATTCAGAACCTTTTTTAAATTAGGCGCATACTTGTCAATAAGATTATTGAGCGGGATAAACAAGCCCTCTTTTCCATATTTCATGGGGTCATTTCTTCCAAACCCTGCACGATAGAAAGCGTCAGGCAGGTTCTGGCCGGATGCGAGCACCAAGTTACGCTTCTCAGCAATATTATTCGATAAAACTGCATCCCAATCAATATGTATATTGGTTTTCTTTTCGTATTCGCTCCAGATCATTGTATTGGCATAATCTTCTTGTGACGCGGTTTTTGAAACCATAAATTTTAGAGTTATCGGCTCTTTTACTATTGGAAAACCGGTAGCGTTGAAATTCGGTATGTTTTTCTCAGCCGCTGTCTGTTTACTCGGTTTTGCGGCGGCGCATGAGCTTAGCAATGATGAAGTTATAACTAGCGAAAGAATTATCGCTAATATCCTTGATACTTTCTTCACTGTAATTTCTCCTTTAAAAGATTTGCTTAGGGTTTATCTCTGCCTTTTCATCATAGTGTAATATATTTTTAATTTCTATATTCAATTTGTGTAAACCATTAGCTTTTTTTTACATAATAGTAAACTGATATAACGAACGCTTAAATAATATTTATTTGTTCGTCTATGAAAAATCTCGGTCACCTTTTCAGCGACCGAGATTTTTTAATTTTTGTTCAAACTTTCTCTAGCAATATTTCTGTACTGAATCGGCGTTATCCCCTCAGACTTTTTAAACT
Coding sequences:
- a CDS encoding ABC transporter substrate-binding protein, yielding MNIRTRILSVITASVFAASMLSGCAAKPTSAAKKTNDPVVAARLENLNLQGFPIVKQPITLKFMVGRHYTQDSYANILTWPTYEKMTNIHIDWDEVLMDNISEKRNLVLASGQNLPDGFFRCGFAQRDPQKYGTQGLFVKWNDLVDQYMPNFKKVMSSMDDVKKGLPSVDGSIYALPSVSDSIEMEVGTKLYMNQKYLDKIGKKLPTNLDELYDVLKAMRDNDANGNGKQDEIPLSLSSLSTLLNGFKGAFGLMNRGYWQGNVDADPKTGKLRFIPTAPEFRQMLEYLNKLYKEKLIDNEVFTNTSAKVTAKVEMGVVGSFLHTNTTIAGSKYVNDYTGLTEALKGPNGDKMWAAIRSKMNGKGAFAMTPNDQYPEATARWMDYWYGEEGSKLFYLGVEGVSFEKTSDGKYQFIPDKIKIKPGSTYDQTVAKFSPYAGGGSPVIALSKYFQGAEMLPVPAKAAQDMQKYAPKELWGYFNYTDEESEELASLEADMFKGYYDNIVPKFISGDTPLNDQTWNDYVAQFDKLNLKRLMEIYNTGYDRYKNMK
- a CDS encoding ABC transporter substrate-binding protein, translated to MRTQLRVLSLATACVLAATMLSGCGPSQSVAGKKAKDPAAEARLANMNKEGFPIVKQPITLKFMVGRNSAQSDWASILTWPTYEKKTNIHIDWDAVLSDNLAEKRNLVLASGQNLPDAFFRCSFSTPDVQKYGADGTFLKINDYLDYMPNFKQVLDKYDDIRRGLPSVDGSIYSLPGLTDCPEIELNPKIYLNKKFMDNVGATMPKSLDDLYNTLKLMLDKDANKDGKADEVPLTSNSWKTLRNALMGAYGLMNRGSTHQNIDIDPKTNNLRFIPTAPEFRQLVEYMHKLYSEKLIDNEIFTIKSSNVTAKVEADLVGGIVHTNTTLAGNKHVDDFTGITEALQGPNGDKLWTGIRGHMSTKGSFSITKTNQYPEATARWMDYWFSDEGARLYYMGVEGESYYVTSDGKYEFIPEKVKVPEGSTYDQTVAKFTPYAGGGNPALALSKYFKGAELLPIPQKCAQDLSKFTPKEVWGFFNYTDEETNRMSSIEADMFSGFYDTAIPNFISGQTPLNDQTWADYVAKFDKMGLAEYMKIYKSGYDRYKSIK
- a CDS encoding extracellular solute-binding protein — protein: MRRNIRFVSLSLAVLMLASFLGACSPKRAAGKAVDAETKARLENLNTSGEFPIVKQPITLKFMVSRDPSQSSYKDILIWSEYEKKTNIHIDWDEVPATSIGEKRNLVLASGQNLPDAFFRCSFNGRDTAKYGAQGVFVKLNDYIDKYMPNFKKVASQYEDVKKGLPTVDGTIYALPCVSDCIEQEINPKIFLNTDFIKNVNGTMPKTTDELYTLLKKFYDEDANKNGKKDEIPITASSLTNLTHAFKGAFGLMNRGSVHVNVDVDPKSGNLRFIPTAPEFRQMLEYLHKLYNEHLLDSEVVTMTSSKIISKDAVNALGGMIYTSTSVLDSERVKKYEGIPEALQGPNGDKTWAACRSHISNLGAFTMTNTNKNPEATMRWMDYWYGDEGSRMFFLGVEGVSYQKNSDGKYDFIPEAIQIPKGSNLNQVIAKYVPYAGGANPALLKSDYFRGSEMAQASAQAAHNMISYLPKDIWGWFSYTEEESDQLSSLEADLFKGHYDIAVPAFITGQTPINDETWNQYVAKFNEIGLQKYMDIYKAGYDRYKKAK
- a CDS encoding extracellular solute-binding protein, which encodes MKKVSRILAIILSLVITSSLLSSCAAAKPSKQTAAEKNIPNFNATGFPIVKEPITLKFMVSKTASQEDYANTMIWSEYEKKTNIHIDWDAVLSNNIAEKRNLVLASGQNLPDAFYRAGFGRNDPMKYGKEGLFIPLNNLIDKYAPNLKKVLNDYDAVRKSLPAPDGTIYALPAVTDCYENEMNQKLFINTKWLEKVGKKMPTTLDELYDVLKAFKTQDPNGNGKQDEIPFTATNTTQIFNVLKGSYGMMNKGLTHSKVDVDPATGKLRFLPITNEFREMLSFLNKLYKEGLMDEEIFTMTSAKITAKASLNVLGSTADIITTQLGNYGGDFAGIPKPLKGPYKDLMYTAIRSHISTQCAVTITSTNKYPEATMRWLDYFYSEEGGRMYFMGIEGKSYHKTADGKYEFLPDILSQVGNGKTFDQVVAKYVPYMGGGNPALMKGEYFYGSEMLPGQKEAADYMMPYVPKDLWGYFSYTPEENERIDSLEADMFKGHYDVMIPKFISGEVNVNDDAEWQKFVDAFYQMGLDEYMKIYQTARERYEKA